One Companilactobacillus farciminis KCTC 3681 = DSM 20184 genomic window, TGCGGCGATGAAACCATCACGGATTGCTGAAACGTATGCATTAGAAGCAATTTTTTCAAATCCGGGTTTCATTTTTTCAATTCTATTAGTAATGACATCCATTTTTTAAATCCCCCTTATTTAATTTTGCATATCTAATTTCTCTTCAATCTTATTGATTCTTTCATACTCATCAATGAAAAATTTACATTGATCCATCAACATCATTGTTGTCATTAAAGTATCCTGACCATGAACCATAATGAATGTGACATCCATATCCATGCCACCAGCTTCATCGGCTAACAATTTAGTTTGTTCATTATGAGCATCGACAATTGATTGA contains:
- a CDS encoding PTS lactose/cellobiose transporter subunit IIA, which produces MAVTKEDISMTGFAIVAYAGDAKTALIKALDNAREGKIAEAKKLVEEANQSIVDAHNEQTKLLADEAGGMDMDVTFIMVHGQDTLMTTMMLMDQCKFFIDEYERINKIEEKLDMQN